A genomic window from Glycine soja cultivar W05 chromosome 10, ASM419377v2, whole genome shotgun sequence includes:
- the LOC114370038 gene encoding probable carboxylesterase 15, with amino-acid sequence MAFPPHVVEDCMGLLKLLSDGTVLRSNINFQEQPQPTQHDNLVQFKDFVFLKKFNLHLRFYKPKFEDNDDDDNENNNKKLLPVVMFLHGGGFCFGSRAWPHMHSCCVRLATSLRAAVVAPDYRLAPEHRLPAAVDDGVEAVRWLQRQKGHHGGDEWVTRGVDFDRVFILGDSSGGNIAHHLAVQLGPGSREMDPVRVRGYVLLGPFFGGVVRTRSEVGPPEQMLTLELLDRFWRLSIPIGETRDHPLANPFGPNSPNLGHVKLDPILVIVGGNELLKDRAADYATRLREQGKNIEYVEFEGKEHGFLTHDSHSEAAEELVQIIKRFMLENSN; translated from the exons atggCTTTCCCTCCCCACGTAGTAGAGGACTGCATGGGCCTCCTCAAACTCCTGAGTGACGGCACCGTTTTGCGCTCCAATATCAACTTCCAAGAACAACCTCAACCTACCCAACACGACAACCTCGTACAATTCAAAGACTTTGTCTTCCTCAAAAAATTCAACCTCCACCTCCGTTTCTACAAACCCAAATTTGAGGACAATGATGATGACGACAAcgaaaacaacaacaagaagttGTTGCCCGTGGTGATGTTTCTCCACGGCGGCGGCTTCTGCTTTGGCTCGCGCGCGTGGCCACACATGCATTCGTGCTGTGTGCGTCTTGCCACGAGCCTCCGTGCCGCCGTGGTGGCCCCGGACTACCGTCTCGCCCCAGAACACCGCCTTCCTGCCGCGGTGGACGACGGGGTGGAGGCCGTGCGGTGGCTCCAGCGGCAGAAGGGTCACCACGGCGGGGACGAGTGGGTGACCCGGGGTGTTGACTTTGACCGTGTTTTCATCCTTGGTGACTCCTCTGGCGGGAACATTGCTCACCACTTGGCGGTTCAGCTCGGACCCGGTTCGAGGGAGATGGACCCGGTTCGCGTACGAGGTTACGTTCTGCTGGGCCCCTTTTTCGGTGGGGTGGTTCGGACTAGGTCGGAGGTGGGTCCACCGGAACAAATGCTGACCCTTGAGTTGCTCGACAG ATTTTGGAGGCTGTCAATACCTATTGGAGAGACAAGAGATCACCCATTGGCGAACCCTTTTGGACCTAACAGTCCAAACCTTGGACATGTGAAGCTTGACCCTATCTTAGTAATAGTTGGTGGCAATGAATTGCTGAAGGACAGAGCAGCGGACTATGCAACAAGGTTAAGAGAACAAGGGAAGAACATTGAATACGTTGAGTTTGAGGGGAAGGAACATGGCTTTCTCACTCATGATTCGCACTCAGAGGCTGCAGAAGAGCTCGTGCAAATCATTAAACGATTCATGCTTGAAAATTCtaattag